The DNA sequence GCCGAGTGGTGATCAGGCGGCGCTCAACCATCAGCTGCTGACCTTTCTCCGAGCCCAGCCAGCGGCTCAGGCCTATGACAACGTCGGCTTGATGCGCTTCCTGTATGACCATTTTCCTCCACCTCCAGTTGGTGAGGTAGAAAGCAGTTCCCGTGCGTGGAAGGTGGCTCTGGGAGAGCGGGCCAGTCTGCTTCCAAAAGCCCTGGAGCACTCCTGCATCTTTATCGGCTCGTCGCTGCCTGATCTGAGCAAGGTCGCGGCTGAAGACATGGAAGCCCAGATTGCTGAGTCCGGGGGAGACCGGGGCTTTGCCTTGTCAGCGCTGCATTTCAGCCAGCGGATGCACGAAGGAGACATTGTCATTGCCAACCGCGGTACCAGCAAAGTGGCCGCCGTCGGGCTCCTGGAAGGGCCTTACCTCGAGCCGGGGGCTGAATTCAATCCGCTGACACCAGAGGTGCTGGGCCCGGACTTTCCCTTCTGGGCCCATATGCGGCGCGTTCGCTGGCTCGTGACTCAGGACCTTCCTCTTCCGGCCAGCGCCACAGGTTTCGCCCGCCGCACCATCACTCCTGTCGCTGAGGCTGGCGTGCAGGCGATACTCGATGCCTACGCGCAGCAGGACCCGAGCCCTGAGATGCTGGCCTGTCTTCAGGAGCTCGGGTGGAAAGGTCGTCCGGACGAGCAGGCTCCACGCCCCCCTTTGCCAGAGGACGTGCAGTACCTCGTCGACCTCGCGTCACACACCCGCAACATTGTGCTGTACGGTCCGCCCGGAACTGGCAAGACGTATACCGCCCGCGAGTTTGCCCAGGCATGGTTGGGAGAGCGACCTGCAGTGCCAACACCTTTATCGGGTGAGGCGGCTCAGCCACGTCGGTGGTGGCAATGCATCGCCATGGCGTTGGCTGACCTCGGTTCAGCGACTGTCCCTCAACTGCTGGAGCACCCGGAAGTGCAGGAGTTCGCGCAAGGACGTCCCGACAACAATTCCATCAGCGGCACAGTGTCAGAACAACTTGCGACGCATACCCATCCGAGTGACCCAAGCAGTCGCGCAGCGAAACGGTACGCCCCATACATTTTCAGCCGGGAGGGTCAGGACCCGAATTCGCTCCGCTGGACCCTAAACGCGGAGGGCCACAGGATTGTTGCCTGGTTGCAGGAGGTACGCGCTGCCAGTGGAACGGTTTCGGCTGCCCCGTCTCACCTCAATCTTCACCTGATCACCTTCCATCCTGCGTTCACCTACGAGGAGTTCATGGAGGGCCTGCGGCCCACGGCCGATGGCGGCTTCGAGGTGCGCGATGGTGCCTTCAAGCGGGTGTGTCAGGCGGCACACGCCAACCCCGATCAAAACTATGTCGTCATCATCGATGAAATCAACCGTGCGGACACAGCCAAAACCTTCGGCGAACTGATTACCCTCATCGAGGACGACAAGCGCGCCGCCCCAGGCACCTTGGGCAACTACAGCGTGACCTTGCCGTATTCGGACGCTCCTGACAATCTGTTCAGTGTTCCAAGCAACGTTTACGTGGTCGGCACGATGAACACAGCCGACCGCTCTATCACGCTGATGGACGTGGCCCTACGGCGCCGCTTTACCTTTGTGGAAGTGCCGCCGAAGCCCGAACTGCTAAAGGGCACGGTAGCAGGGACCAGCCTGTCTCCAGAGCGGCTCTTGCGAACGCTGAACGAGCGCCTCACTGAGGCCCTGGACGCCGATCACCGGATTGGACACGCCTACCTGATGGGAGAAACG is a window from the Deinococcus aquaedulcis genome containing:
- a CDS encoding AAA family ATPase encodes the protein MSTVTPEDLNARLITWAQTHPPQVSEEHRLIREDFQQTFPLETLRDLPLEKYVVGRGDSRTFCYALEWGTGMLGSISGGASAKFGVYWSQAKSAYVVNTMFSSPEDARARILDAIVQAAEKLEQGDVAGADIASALMGESRYGLRLKPLTLYFPRKLLPITQPGHLQHFLRLLGQVPSGDQAALNHQLLTFLRAQPAAQAYDNVGLMRFLYDHFPPPPVGEVESSSRAWKVALGERASLLPKALEHSCIFIGSSLPDLSKVAAEDMEAQIAESGGDRGFALSALHFSQRMHEGDIVIANRGTSKVAAVGLLEGPYLEPGAEFNPLTPEVLGPDFPFWAHMRRVRWLVTQDLPLPASATGFARRTITPVAEAGVQAILDAYAQQDPSPEMLACLQELGWKGRPDEQAPRPPLPEDVQYLVDLASHTRNIVLYGPPGTGKTYTAREFAQAWLGERPAVPTPLSGEAAQPRRWWQCIAMALADLGSATVPQLLEHPEVQEFAQGRPDNNSISGTVSEQLATHTHPSDPSSRAAKRYAPYIFSREGQDPNSLRWTLNAEGHRIVAWLQEVRAASGTVSAAPSHLNLHLITFHPAFTYEEFMEGLRPTADGGFEVRDGAFKRVCQAAHANPDQNYVVIIDEINRADTAKTFGELITLIEDDKRAAPGTLGNYSVTLPYSDAPDNLFSVPSNVYVVGTMNTADRSITLMDVALRRRFTFVEVPPKPELLKGTVAGTSLSPERLLRTLNERLTEALDADHRIGHAYLMGETLTVRDVAFRWRHKLIPLLQEYFYAQDAGLRSLLGEPLYLDAVGVKRLSNEALAEALAGFAGSEAMSRSSG